The Pungitius pungitius chromosome 10, fPunPun2.1, whole genome shotgun sequence genome has a window encoding:
- the dip2a gene encoding disco-interacting protein 2 homolog A isoform X7, with product MAERTSTGLLTMMLEPTPAVAMTLPAEVREKLAELELELSEGDITQKGYEKKRGKLLAPYIPQIQGVDPSLQIDNRIQASSQAVLPGSKHNKSRAANTRDERFRSDLHTEAVQAALAKYKERKMPMPSKRRSVLVQSSVEACTPPDTSSASEDEGSLRRQGRLVTSTPYQGHGPPAVEHWFNRVIQGSSTSSSASSTSSHPGGRSVTNTTSHAALNVNAAATALADFMAHTQLGVPVNSRVSSKIQQLLNTLKRPKRPPLREFFVDDFEELLDVQQPDPNQPKPEGQHMSPLEGEPLGGVNIWPPSLPAAIHRWGTTQPKSPCLTALDNAGKPVYTLTYGKLWTRSQKLAYTLLNKLSTRNEPLLVPGDRVALVFPNNDPVMFMVAFYGCLLAELVPVPIEVPLTRKDAGSQQIGFLLGSCGVTLALTTDACQKGLPKAQTGEVVTFKGWPRLLWFVTDGKHVVKPPKDWHPPIRDASNDIAYIEYKTSKEGSTMGITVSNAATLAHCHALTQACGYTEGETITNVLDFKREAGLWHGVLTSVMNRMHVISIPYSLMKVNPLSWIQKVHTYKARVAVVKSRDMHWSLLAQRDQRDVSLSSLRMLIVADGANPWSISSCDAFLNVFQARGLRPEVICPCASSSEAMTVAIRRPPEMGVPPPGKAVLSMGGLSHSVIRVDTEEKLSVLTVQDVGQVMPGTLVCVVRVEGTPYLCQTDEVGEICVNSGIPGVAYYGLPGMTKNIFETIPVTSSGIAICDRPFTRTSLLGFVGPDSLVFVVGKMDGLMVVSGRRHNADDVVATALAVEPMKFVYRGRIAVFSVSVLHDERIVVVAEQRPDASEEDSFQWMSRVLQAIDSIHQVGVYCLALVPANTLPKAPLGGIHISETKQRFLEGALHPCNVLMCPHTCVTNLPKPRQKQPEVGPASMIVGNLVAGKRIAQACGRDVAQLEDNDQARKFLYIQDVLQWRAQATPDHPVFLVLNAKGTVASTASCLQLHKRAERVAAALMGRLNTGDHVALVYPPGIDLIATFYGCLYAGCVPVTVRPPHPQNLATTLPTVKMIVEVSKSVCILTTQAIMKLLRSKEAAAAVDVKSWPMVLDTDDLPRKKSPQMYKPPTPEMLAYLDFSVSTTGILAGVKMSHSATSALCRSIKLQCELYPSRQIAICLDPYCGLGFALWCLCSVYSGHQSILVPPLELESNASLWLAAVSQYKVRVTFCSYSVMEMCTKGLGSQTEALRLRNVNLSCVRTCMVVAEERPRIALTQSFSKIFKDLGLSPRAVSTTFGCRVNVAVCLQPNRLGKLAEQGTAGPDPTTVYVDMRALRHDRVRLVERGSPHSLPLMESGKILPGVKVIIANTETKGPLGDSHLGEVWVSSPHNATGYYTVYGEEALHADHFNTKLSFGDTQSVWARTGYLGFLRRTELTDASGERHDALYVVGSLDETLELRGMRYHPIDIETSVIRSHKSIAECAVFTWTNLLVVVVELEGSEQEALDLVALVTNVVLEEHYLIVGVVVVVDPGVIPINSRGEKQRMHLRDGFLADQLDPIYVAYNM from the exons ACACCTCCTCAGCGTCGGAAGACGAGGGCTCACTCCGCCGGCAGGGACGCCTGGTCACCTCCACGCCCTACCAGGGCCACGGCCCGCCAGCCGTTGAGCACTGGTTTAACCGTGTCATCCAGGGTTCGTCCACCTCATCCTCCGCGTCATCCACCTCATCCCACCCGGGAGGGAGGTCCGTCACCAACACCACTTCCCACGCAGCCCTCAACGTGAACGCCGCCGCTACCGCGCTGGCCGACTTTATGGCCCACACCCAGCTAG GTGTTCCAGTCAACAGTCGCGTCTCCTCCAAAATCCAGCAGCTGCTCAACACTCTGAAGAGACCGAAGCGACCGCCGTTACGAGAGTTCTTTGTCGACGACTTTGAGGAGCTTTTGGATG TTCAGCAGCCAGATCCCAACCAGCCAAAACCGGAAGGCCAGCACATGAGTCCCCTGGAAGGAGAGCCTCTCGGGGGGGTCAACATCTGGCCTCCCTCCTTGCCAGCAGCCATACATCGGTGGGGCACAACTCAGCCCAAGAGCCCCTGCCTGACGGCCCTCGACAATGCTGGCAAGCCGGTGTACACGCTCACCTATG GTAAACTATGGACCCGCAGTCAGAAACTGGCCTACACGCTTCTTAACAAGCTGAGTACCAGAAATGAGCCTCTTCTGGTGCCCGGCGACAGG GTTGCACTTGTTTTCCCCAACAACGACCCCGTGATGTTCATGGTGGCCTTCTACGGCTGTCTCTTGGCTGAGCTGGTACCGGTGCCCATTGAAGTCCCGCTCACCAGAAAG GATGCCGGCAGTCAACAGATTGGCTTTCTGTTGGGAAGCTGTGGCGTCACGTTGGCACTGACCACTGACGCGTGTCAGAAAGGCTTACCCAAAGCCCAAACGGGGGAGGTAGTGACGTTCAAAG GCTGGCCACGCTTACTGTGGTTCGTGACGGATGGAAAACATGTTGTGAAGCCTCCGAAGGACTGGCATCCTCCGATACGGGACGCCAGTAATGACATAGCTTACATAGAG TATAAGACCAGCAAGGAGGGAAGCACCATGGGGATCACAGTGTCCAACGCAGCCACGCTGGCCCACTGTCACGCGCTCACACAGGCCTGCGGCTACACTGAAG GAGAGACGATAACCAACGTCCTGGACTTCAAGAGAGAGGCGGGGTTATGGCACGGCGTTCTCACT AGTGTCATGAATCGGATGCACGTGATCAGCATTCCTTACTCCCTGATGAAAGTCAACCCCCTCTCCTGGATACAGAAGGTCCACACATACAAAG CAAGGGTTGCCGTGGTGAAGTCGAGGGACATGCACTGGTCTCTGCTGGCCCAGAGAGACCAAAGAGACGTCAGTCTGAGCTCCCTGCGCATGCTTATCGTAGCCGACGGAGCTAACCCAT GGTCGATATCCTCGTGCGATGCCTTCCTCAACGTGTTTCAGGCACGTGGGCTGCGACCTGAGGTGATCTGTCCATGTGCCAGCTCTTCAGAAGCCATGACTGTCGCCATCCGCAG GCCTCCAGAAATGGGTGTTCCTCCTCCAGGGAAGGCGGTGCTGTCAATGGGTGGGCTGAGCCACAGTGTGATCCGtgtggacacagaggagaaaCTCTCCGTCCTCACAGTGCAGGATGTAGGACAGGTCATGCCTGGAA CCCTGGTTTGTGTGGTTCGGGTGGAGGGGACACCCTACCTCTGTCAGACGGACGAGGTTGGAGAGATCTGCGTGAACTCCGGCATCCCGGGCGTAGCTTACTACGGCCTGCCGGGCATGACCAAGAACATCTTTGAG ACCATCCCGGTGACTTCATCTGGGATTGCCATCTGCGACAGACCATTCACCAGGACATCGCTCCTGGGCTTCGTGGGGCCG GACAGCCTTGTGTTTGTCGTGGGGAAGATGGATGGGCTGATGGTGGTCAGTGGGCGGAGACACAATGCCGATGATGTGGTTGCCACAGCACTGGCAGTGGAGCCCATGAAGTTTGTGTACAGGGGGAG GATAGCGGTGTTTTCTGTGTCTGTGCTGCATGACGAGAGGATCGTGGTTGTGGCAGAGCAGAGGCCGGACGCCTCGGAGGAGGACAGCTTCCAGTGGATGAGCCGCGTCCTGCAG GCCATAGACAGCATCCACCAGGTCGGAGTGTACTGCCTGGCTCTGGTGCCTGCCAACACGCTTCCTAAGGCTCCTCTGGGCGGAATCCATATATCTGAGACCAAACAGCGCTTCCTGGAGGGCGCCTTGCACCCCTGCAACGTCCTCATGTGCCCTCACACATGCGTCACTAACCTGCCCAAGCCGAGACAAAAACAGCCAG AGGTCGGTCCTGCTTCCATGATAGTGGGCAACCTGGTGGCCGGCAAGAGGATAGCCCAGGCCTGTGGGAGGGACGTGGCCCAACTCGAGGACAACGACCAGGCACGTAAG TTCCTGTACATCCAGGACGTGCTGCAGTGGAGGGCTCAAGCCACTCCAGACCACCCAGTGTTCCTTGTCCTCAATGCTAAG GGCACAGTGGCTAGTACAGCTTCCTGTCTGCAGCTGCACAAGCGGGCAGAGCGGGTGGCTGCAGCACTGATGGGACGCCTCAACACCGGAGACCACGTAGCACTCGTCTACCCACCAG GAATCGACCTGATTGCCACTTTCTACGGCTGCCTGTACGCTGGCTGTGTGCCAGTCACTgtcagacccccccacccccagaacCTGGCGACCACGCTGCCCACCGTCAAGATGATTGTTGAG GTCAGTAAGTCGGTGTGCATCCTGACCACTCAAGCAATAATGAAGCTGCTCAGGTCCAAGGAGGCCGCGGCTGCTGTGGACGTGAAGAGCTGGCCCATGGTGCTGGACACAG ACGACCTCCCAAGAAAGAAGAGCCCCCAGATGTACAAGCCCCCGACCCCAGAGATGTTAGCCTACCTGGACTTCAGTGTGTCAACAACAGGCATTTTAGCGGGGGTCAAA ATGTCTCACTCTGCCACCAGTGCCTTGTGTCGCTCCATCAAACTGCAGTGTGAGCTCTACCCCTCCCGGCAGATCGCCATCTGCCTGGACCCCTACTGCGGCCTGGGCTTCGCCCTCTGGTGCCTGTGCAG TGTGTACTCGGGCCACCAGTCCATCCTGGTCCCCCCTCTGGAGCTGGAGAGCAACGCGTCTCTGTGGCTCGCCGCAGTCAGCCAGTACAAAGTGCGCGTCACCTTCTGCTCGTATTCGGTCATGGAGATGTGCACCAAGGGCCTGGGTTCACAGACTGAAGCGCTGCGG TTGCGCAATGTGAACCTGtcgtgcgtgcgtacgtgcaTGGTGGTGGCCGAGGAGAGGCCCCGCATAGCGCTCACTCAGTCCTTCTCAAAGATCTTCAAGGACTTGGGGCTCTCACCGCGCGCCGTCAGCACCACCTTCGGCTGCAGGGTGAACGTGGCCGTCTGTTTGCAG CCCAACAGGTTAGGGAAACTGGCTGAGCAG GGCACAGCCGGACCAGACCCCACTACCGTTTATGTTGACATGAGAGCGCTGCGACACGACAG GGTTCGCTTGGTGGAGAGAGGGTCGCCCCACAGCTTGCCACTGATGGAGTCTGGGAAG ATCCTCCCAGGAGTGAAGGTGATCATTGCCAACACGGAGACCAAAGGACCCCTGGGAGACTCCCATCTAGGAGAG GTCTGGGTGAGCAGTCCTCACAATGCCACAGGCTACTACACAGTCTACGGGGAGGAGGCCCTGCACGCTGACCACTTCAACACAAAGCTCAGCTTTGGCGACACCCAGAGCGTCTGGGCGAGGACGGGCTACCTGGGCTTCCTGCGGCGCACCGAGCTGACGGATGCCAGTGGAG AGCGCCACGACGCCCTCTACGTGGTGGGCTCTCTCGATGAGACTCTGGAGTTGAGAGGAATGAGGTATCACCCGATTGACATCGAGACATCCGTCATACGTTCTCACAAGAGCATAGCTGAATG tgCGGTGTTCACTTGGACCAACCTCCTCGTGGTGGTCGTGGAGCTGGAGGGATCGGAGCAGGAGGCGCTGGACCTGGTGGCCCTGGTCACCAACGTTGTCCTGGAGGAGCACTACCTCATCGTAGGAGTCGTGGTGGTGGTCGACCCCGGCGTCATCCCCATCAACTCCAGAGGGGAGAAGCAGCGCATGCACCTCAGAGACGGGTTCCTGGCCGACCAGCTGGACCCCATATACGTGGCTTACAACATGTGA
- the dip2a gene encoding disco-interacting protein 2 homolog A isoform X8: MAERTSTGLLTMMLEPTPAVAMTLPAEVREKLAELELELSEGDITQKGYEKKRGKLLAPYIPQIQGVDPSLQIDNRIQASSQAVLPGSKHNKSRAANTRDERFRSDLHTEAVQAALAKYKERKMPMPSKRRSVLVQSSVEACTPPGVPVNSRVSSKIQQLLNTLKRPKRPPLREFFVDDFEELLDVQQPDPNQPKPEGQHMSPLEGEPLGGVNIWPPSLPAAIHRWGTTQPKSPCLTALDNAGKPVYTLTYGKLWTRSQKLAYTLLNKLSTRNEPLLVPGDRVALVFPNNDPVMFMVAFYGCLLAELVPVPIEVPLTRKDAGSQQIGFLLGSCGVTLALTTDACQKGLPKAQTGEVVTFKGWPRLLWFVTDGKHVVKPPKDWHPPIRDASNDIAYIEYKTSKEGSTMGITVSNAATLAHCHALTQACGYTEGETITNVLDFKREAGLWHGVLTSVMNRMHVISIPYSLMKVNPLSWIQKVHTYKARVAVVKSRDMHWSLLAQRDQRDVSLSSLRMLIVADGANPWSISSCDAFLNVFQARGLRPEVICPCASSSEAMTVAIRRPPEMGVPPPGKAVLSMGGLSHSVIRVDTEEKLSVLTVQDVGQVMPGTLVCVVRVEGTPYLCQTDEVGEICVNSGIPGVAYYGLPGMTKNIFETIPVTSSGIAICDRPFTRTSLLGFVGPDSLVFVVGKMDGLMVVSGRRHNADDVVATALAVEPMKFVYRGRIAVFSVSVLHDERIVVVAEQRPDASEEDSFQWMSRVLQAIDSIHQVGVYCLALVPANTLPKAPLGGIHISETKQRFLEGALHPCNVLMCPHTCVTNLPKPRQKQPEVGPASMIVGNLVAGKRIAQACGRDVAQLEDNDQARKFLYIQDVLQWRAQATPDHPVFLVLNAKGTVASTASCLQLHKRAERVAAALMGRLNTGDHVALVYPPGIDLIATFYGCLYAGCVPVTVRPPHPQNLATTLPTVKMIVEVSKSVCILTTQAIMKLLRSKEAAAAVDVKSWPMVLDTDDLPRKKSPQMYKPPTPEMLAYLDFSVSTTGILAGVKMSHSATSALCRSIKLQCELYPSRQIAICLDPYCGLGFALWCLCSVYSGHQSILVPPLELESNASLWLAAVSQYKVRVTFCSYSVMEMCTKGLGSQTEALRLRNVNLSCVRTCMVVAEERPRIALTQSFSKIFKDLGLSPRAVSTTFGCRVNVAVCLQPNRLGKLAEQGTAGPDPTTVYVDMRALRHDRVRLVERGSPHSLPLMESGKILPGVKVIIANTETKGPLGDSHLGEVWVSSPHNATGYYTVYGEEALHADHFNTKLSFGDTQSVWARTGYLGFLRRTELTDASGERHDALYVVGSLDETLELRGMRYHPIDIETSVIRSHKSIAECAVFTWTNLLVVVVELEGSEQEALDLVALVTNVVLEEHYLIVGVVVVVDPGVIPINSRGEKQRMHLRDGFLADQLDPIYVAYNM, encoded by the exons GTGTTCCAGTCAACAGTCGCGTCTCCTCCAAAATCCAGCAGCTGCTCAACACTCTGAAGAGACCGAAGCGACCGCCGTTACGAGAGTTCTTTGTCGACGACTTTGAGGAGCTTTTGGATG TTCAGCAGCCAGATCCCAACCAGCCAAAACCGGAAGGCCAGCACATGAGTCCCCTGGAAGGAGAGCCTCTCGGGGGGGTCAACATCTGGCCTCCCTCCTTGCCAGCAGCCATACATCGGTGGGGCACAACTCAGCCCAAGAGCCCCTGCCTGACGGCCCTCGACAATGCTGGCAAGCCGGTGTACACGCTCACCTATG GTAAACTATGGACCCGCAGTCAGAAACTGGCCTACACGCTTCTTAACAAGCTGAGTACCAGAAATGAGCCTCTTCTGGTGCCCGGCGACAGG GTTGCACTTGTTTTCCCCAACAACGACCCCGTGATGTTCATGGTGGCCTTCTACGGCTGTCTCTTGGCTGAGCTGGTACCGGTGCCCATTGAAGTCCCGCTCACCAGAAAG GATGCCGGCAGTCAACAGATTGGCTTTCTGTTGGGAAGCTGTGGCGTCACGTTGGCACTGACCACTGACGCGTGTCAGAAAGGCTTACCCAAAGCCCAAACGGGGGAGGTAGTGACGTTCAAAG GCTGGCCACGCTTACTGTGGTTCGTGACGGATGGAAAACATGTTGTGAAGCCTCCGAAGGACTGGCATCCTCCGATACGGGACGCCAGTAATGACATAGCTTACATAGAG TATAAGACCAGCAAGGAGGGAAGCACCATGGGGATCACAGTGTCCAACGCAGCCACGCTGGCCCACTGTCACGCGCTCACACAGGCCTGCGGCTACACTGAAG GAGAGACGATAACCAACGTCCTGGACTTCAAGAGAGAGGCGGGGTTATGGCACGGCGTTCTCACT AGTGTCATGAATCGGATGCACGTGATCAGCATTCCTTACTCCCTGATGAAAGTCAACCCCCTCTCCTGGATACAGAAGGTCCACACATACAAAG CAAGGGTTGCCGTGGTGAAGTCGAGGGACATGCACTGGTCTCTGCTGGCCCAGAGAGACCAAAGAGACGTCAGTCTGAGCTCCCTGCGCATGCTTATCGTAGCCGACGGAGCTAACCCAT GGTCGATATCCTCGTGCGATGCCTTCCTCAACGTGTTTCAGGCACGTGGGCTGCGACCTGAGGTGATCTGTCCATGTGCCAGCTCTTCAGAAGCCATGACTGTCGCCATCCGCAG GCCTCCAGAAATGGGTGTTCCTCCTCCAGGGAAGGCGGTGCTGTCAATGGGTGGGCTGAGCCACAGTGTGATCCGtgtggacacagaggagaaaCTCTCCGTCCTCACAGTGCAGGATGTAGGACAGGTCATGCCTGGAA CCCTGGTTTGTGTGGTTCGGGTGGAGGGGACACCCTACCTCTGTCAGACGGACGAGGTTGGAGAGATCTGCGTGAACTCCGGCATCCCGGGCGTAGCTTACTACGGCCTGCCGGGCATGACCAAGAACATCTTTGAG ACCATCCCGGTGACTTCATCTGGGATTGCCATCTGCGACAGACCATTCACCAGGACATCGCTCCTGGGCTTCGTGGGGCCG GACAGCCTTGTGTTTGTCGTGGGGAAGATGGATGGGCTGATGGTGGTCAGTGGGCGGAGACACAATGCCGATGATGTGGTTGCCACAGCACTGGCAGTGGAGCCCATGAAGTTTGTGTACAGGGGGAG GATAGCGGTGTTTTCTGTGTCTGTGCTGCATGACGAGAGGATCGTGGTTGTGGCAGAGCAGAGGCCGGACGCCTCGGAGGAGGACAGCTTCCAGTGGATGAGCCGCGTCCTGCAG GCCATAGACAGCATCCACCAGGTCGGAGTGTACTGCCTGGCTCTGGTGCCTGCCAACACGCTTCCTAAGGCTCCTCTGGGCGGAATCCATATATCTGAGACCAAACAGCGCTTCCTGGAGGGCGCCTTGCACCCCTGCAACGTCCTCATGTGCCCTCACACATGCGTCACTAACCTGCCCAAGCCGAGACAAAAACAGCCAG AGGTCGGTCCTGCTTCCATGATAGTGGGCAACCTGGTGGCCGGCAAGAGGATAGCCCAGGCCTGTGGGAGGGACGTGGCCCAACTCGAGGACAACGACCAGGCACGTAAG TTCCTGTACATCCAGGACGTGCTGCAGTGGAGGGCTCAAGCCACTCCAGACCACCCAGTGTTCCTTGTCCTCAATGCTAAG GGCACAGTGGCTAGTACAGCTTCCTGTCTGCAGCTGCACAAGCGGGCAGAGCGGGTGGCTGCAGCACTGATGGGACGCCTCAACACCGGAGACCACGTAGCACTCGTCTACCCACCAG GAATCGACCTGATTGCCACTTTCTACGGCTGCCTGTACGCTGGCTGTGTGCCAGTCACTgtcagacccccccacccccagaacCTGGCGACCACGCTGCCCACCGTCAAGATGATTGTTGAG GTCAGTAAGTCGGTGTGCATCCTGACCACTCAAGCAATAATGAAGCTGCTCAGGTCCAAGGAGGCCGCGGCTGCTGTGGACGTGAAGAGCTGGCCCATGGTGCTGGACACAG ACGACCTCCCAAGAAAGAAGAGCCCCCAGATGTACAAGCCCCCGACCCCAGAGATGTTAGCCTACCTGGACTTCAGTGTGTCAACAACAGGCATTTTAGCGGGGGTCAAA ATGTCTCACTCTGCCACCAGTGCCTTGTGTCGCTCCATCAAACTGCAGTGTGAGCTCTACCCCTCCCGGCAGATCGCCATCTGCCTGGACCCCTACTGCGGCCTGGGCTTCGCCCTCTGGTGCCTGTGCAG TGTGTACTCGGGCCACCAGTCCATCCTGGTCCCCCCTCTGGAGCTGGAGAGCAACGCGTCTCTGTGGCTCGCCGCAGTCAGCCAGTACAAAGTGCGCGTCACCTTCTGCTCGTATTCGGTCATGGAGATGTGCACCAAGGGCCTGGGTTCACAGACTGAAGCGCTGCGG TTGCGCAATGTGAACCTGtcgtgcgtgcgtacgtgcaTGGTGGTGGCCGAGGAGAGGCCCCGCATAGCGCTCACTCAGTCCTTCTCAAAGATCTTCAAGGACTTGGGGCTCTCACCGCGCGCCGTCAGCACCACCTTCGGCTGCAGGGTGAACGTGGCCGTCTGTTTGCAG CCCAACAGGTTAGGGAAACTGGCTGAGCAG GGCACAGCCGGACCAGACCCCACTACCGTTTATGTTGACATGAGAGCGCTGCGACACGACAG GGTTCGCTTGGTGGAGAGAGGGTCGCCCCACAGCTTGCCACTGATGGAGTCTGGGAAG ATCCTCCCAGGAGTGAAGGTGATCATTGCCAACACGGAGACCAAAGGACCCCTGGGAGACTCCCATCTAGGAGAG GTCTGGGTGAGCAGTCCTCACAATGCCACAGGCTACTACACAGTCTACGGGGAGGAGGCCCTGCACGCTGACCACTTCAACACAAAGCTCAGCTTTGGCGACACCCAGAGCGTCTGGGCGAGGACGGGCTACCTGGGCTTCCTGCGGCGCACCGAGCTGACGGATGCCAGTGGAG AGCGCCACGACGCCCTCTACGTGGTGGGCTCTCTCGATGAGACTCTGGAGTTGAGAGGAATGAGGTATCACCCGATTGACATCGAGACATCCGTCATACGTTCTCACAAGAGCATAGCTGAATG tgCGGTGTTCACTTGGACCAACCTCCTCGTGGTGGTCGTGGAGCTGGAGGGATCGGAGCAGGAGGCGCTGGACCTGGTGGCCCTGGTCACCAACGTTGTCCTGGAGGAGCACTACCTCATCGTAGGAGTCGTGGTGGTGGTCGACCCCGGCGTCATCCCCATCAACTCCAGAGGGGAGAAGCAGCGCATGCACCTCAGAGACGGGTTCCTGGCCGACCAGCTGGACCCCATATACGTGGCTTACAACATGTGA